One Fusarium oxysporum f. sp. lycopersici 4287 chromosome 8, whole genome shotgun sequence genomic region harbors:
- a CDS encoding mitochondrial 2-oxoglutarate/malate carrier protein, with protein MSQSLKQAAESARSKTSDVLGAARGDSAAIANDILHTPLMRAALPFINGGISGMVATTVIQPVDMVKVRIQLAGEGTASGPKPSPLSVTRQIIASGKVLDLYTGLSAGLLRQAVYTTARLGMFDTLMGNLSARAKADGRSVGFSERATAGLTAGGIAAMIGNPADLALIRMQSDGLKPLAERKNYKSVIDALTSIAKSEGVGALWAGAAPTVARAMALNFGQLAFFSEAKVQLKNNTDLSARTQTLTASAIAGFFASFFSLPFDFVKTRLQKQSKGPDGKLPYRSMMDCFSKVAKQEGLGRFYRGFGTYYVRIAPHAMVTLIVADYLGWITK; from the exons ATGAGCCAATCACTTAAGCAAGCAGCTGAATCAGCTCGCTCAAAGACCAGCGATGTGTTGGGAGCTGCTCGAGGTGACTCGGCCGCTATTGCCAATGATATTCTTCACACTCCTCTCATGAGGGCCGCTCTCCCCTTCATCAATGGCGGTATCAGCGGTATGGTGGCCACGACTGTCATCCAGCCTGTCGACATGGTCAAGGTCCGCATTCAACTCGCTGGCGAGGGAACTGCTTCTGGCCCTAAGCCTTCTCCTCTCTCCGTCACTCGACAGATCATCGCCAGTGGAAAGGTCCTTGACCTGTACACTGGTCTCTCAGCTGGTCTTTTGCGCCAGGCTGTCTACACCACTGCCCGCTTGGGCATGTTCGACACGCTCATGGGAAACCTGTCCGCCCGAGCCAAGGCTGATGGTCGCTCAGTCGGTTTCTCCGAGCGAGCTACTGCTGGTCTCACTGCCGGTGGTATCGCTGCCATGATTGGTAACCCTGCTGATCTGGCTCTCATCCGAATGCAGAGTGACGGCCTCAAGCCCCTGGCCGAGCGAAAAAATTACAAGTCCGTCATTGATGCTCTCACCAGCATCGCCAAGAGCGAAGGTGTCGGTGCTCTCTGGGCCGGTGCTGCTCCCACAGTCGCACGAGCTATGGCTCTCAACTTTGGTCAGCTCGCTTTCTTCAGTGAAGCGAAGGTCCAactcaagaacaacaccgATCTCTCTGCCCGCACCCAGACTCTCACTGCCAGTGCAATTGCTGGTTTCTTcgcctctttcttctcgTTGCCCTTCGACTTTGTCAAGACACGACTCCAGAAGCAATCCAAGGGACCCGACGGCAAACTTCCCTACCGCAGCATGATGGACTGCTTCTCCAAGGTTGCTAAGCAAGAGGGTCTCGGCCGCTTCTACCGTGGTTTCGGTACATACTACGTCCGCATCGCTCCTCACGC TATGGTGACATTGATCGTTGCTGATTACCTTGGCTGGATCACCAAATAA
- a CDS encoding mitochondrial 2-oxoglutarate/malate carrier protein, which translates to MSQSLKQAAESARSKTSDVLGAARGDSAAIANDILHTPLMRAALPFINGGISGMVATTVIQPVDMVKVRIQLAGEGTASGPKPSPLSVTRQIIASGKVLDLYTGLSAGLLRQAVYTTARLGMFDTLMGNLSARAKADGRSVGFSERATAGLTAGGIAAMIGNPADLALIRMQSDGLKPLAERKNYKSVIDALTSIAKSEGVGALWAGAAPTVARAMALNFGQLAFFSEAKVQLKNNTDLSARTQTLTASAIAGFFASFFSLPFDFVKTRLQKQSKGPDGKLPYRSMMDCFSKVAKQEGLGRFYRGFGTYYVRIAPHA; encoded by the coding sequence ATGAGCCAATCACTTAAGCAAGCAGCTGAATCAGCTCGCTCAAAGACCAGCGATGTGTTGGGAGCTGCTCGAGGTGACTCGGCCGCTATTGCCAATGATATTCTTCACACTCCTCTCATGAGGGCCGCTCTCCCCTTCATCAATGGCGGTATCAGCGGTATGGTGGCCACGACTGTCATCCAGCCTGTCGACATGGTCAAGGTCCGCATTCAACTCGCTGGCGAGGGAACTGCTTCTGGCCCTAAGCCTTCTCCTCTCTCCGTCACTCGACAGATCATCGCCAGTGGAAAGGTCCTTGACCTGTACACTGGTCTCTCAGCTGGTCTTTTGCGCCAGGCTGTCTACACCACTGCCCGCTTGGGCATGTTCGACACGCTCATGGGAAACCTGTCCGCCCGAGCCAAGGCTGATGGTCGCTCAGTCGGTTTCTCCGAGCGAGCTACTGCTGGTCTCACTGCCGGTGGTATCGCTGCCATGATTGGTAACCCTGCTGATCTGGCTCTCATCCGAATGCAGAGTGACGGCCTCAAGCCCCTGGCCGAGCGAAAAAATTACAAGTCCGTCATTGATGCTCTCACCAGCATCGCCAAGAGCGAAGGTGTCGGTGCTCTCTGGGCCGGTGCTGCTCCCACAGTCGCACGAGCTATGGCTCTCAACTTTGGTCAGCTCGCTTTCTTCAGTGAAGCGAAGGTCCAactcaagaacaacaccgATCTCTCTGCCCGCACCCAGACTCTCACTGCCAGTGCAATTGCTGGTTTCTTcgcctctttcttctcgTTGCCCTTCGACTTTGTCAAGACACGACTCCAGAAGCAATCCAAGGGACCCGACGGCAAACTTCCCTACCGCAGCATGATGGACTGCTTCTCCAAGGTTGCTAAGCAAGAGGGTCTCGGCCGCTTCTACCGTGGTTTCGGTACATACTACGTCCGCATCGCTCCTCACGCGTAA